In the Paenibacillus sp. FSL R7-0337 genome, GATTATGAATCCATGATACCACAACAAAACGAAGATCGGAAAGATATCCTTTGCTATACAAGACTGCCGCAGGAGGATATCGTGTATGCTTCGAAGCTGGCTTACAGTATGCACCTGGCTTATAAGACCGATGGGGGCCAGTATCAGGCATTGAATCATAACTCGGGTGTCCTGTTCGCCAAGGCGACGGAGAATGAGGATGGGACGCTCCGGGCCAAAAGCCTGAAGAAGCCGTATCTCTTCTTATTGGCAGACGGGAATTTCGGCGTTATTGCTGTGCGCACCGAGGCTGACGGGGAAGCAGATGAACAAAGCAAGGGGAAGGTTCTGCTGTTCTCTTCAGCCGATCTGCTGCAATACAGTGAGATTGGACTGCTGGAGCTTAAGGCAGACACTCATGTAAACGATGTCTCTTGCACCTACGACCCGGAGCGGAACGGTTACTTGATCCGTTGGGTAGACGGGCAGGGCCAGGGCTATGAGAATTTCACTGCTGACATCATGAGCCTTACGAATGTCTCAGCACCGGTGGAAGCGGAGCCGTTCACGCTGGAAGCTGTGCAGACTGATATCGAAGGAATCCAGCCGCGTAATAGGATCGCTGTCTCCGCCGAGATAGCCCGCAGACTCTTCTGCAAGCTTACGGTACCGGAGAACATTGCTGTCGTAGTACCGGACCGTGTGAATGCGGCATCGGTGGAGGATGTGAAGGCGATCCGGGCAACGGCCCTATACAGTGATGGAACGGAGGCTGCCAAAAGAGTCCGTTGGAACACGGATGCCATCAACTGGGACAAGGCCGGAACCTACAGCATCTCCGGGGAGATCCATCAGGATCACTTTCCATTCCCGATTGCACTTAACCGTGCGGACCCCTGCATTGCAGAGTGGAAGGGGAAATATTACTTCATTGCGACTAATGATGCAGATAAGGAACATACGTTGTATATGAGGGAAGCCGATACGATTCCTGGTCTAGTGACAGCCGAGGAAGCCTTGATCCTCGATGCCTTCACTTATGAAGAGATTGGCGGCCTGCTGTGGGCGCCAGAACTCCATATCATTGAAGAAGAGCTGTATATTTTCCATGCTGCAACACCCGGCGAGTTCTTCCATGAAGAATCACATGTGATGAAGCTGAGTCCGGGAGGCAATCCCATGAATGCTGCGGACTGGTCCAGGCCCCGCCGGGTAGTGAAGAAGGATGGAAGCTATCTGTGCGAAGCAGGCGCAACAATTTCGCTGGATATGACCGTCATCCGCTGGAACGGCCAGCTCTATGCCGCATGGTCGGAGCGCCAATTCCTGCCGGTGGATCTGGGAGCCTGGGTCTACATCGCCACGATTGACCCGCAGGAGCCGTGGAAGCTGACCAGTGATCCGGTGCTGCTGACCCGGCCGGATTACGGCTGGGCCAATAACCATACGTTCGTGGATGAAGGTCCGTTTGCTCTGTACACTGAAGACAAGCTGTACGTGACTTTTGCCAGTGCAGCGGTGGATGCCACTTATGTGGTCGGTCTGCTGACCGCAGACAAAGGGGCTGATCTGCTGGATATCAACAGCTGGACCAAGGGCAATTATCCGCTGCTGACCTCCAGAAGTGTGGCGGGGGAATATGGTCCGGGTCATAATTCCTATGTAACGGACGAGGACGGGGTGATCTGGAACGCCTACCACGCCAGACCGGGAATCGAGGGACCACGAAGCTCCGGCCTACGGCGTGTGCATTTTGACATTGATGGTGCTCCGGTTCTGGATCTTACCGAAGAGAAGGACCTGAATCCGGGCCTGAAGCAGGTATCGATGGAAGTCATCGTAGGCTAGACTCCAGGCCCGTCTAACTCTATAATATTCCTTGACATCCGGGAACCCTTGACCATTCACTTAGGCCGGGGTTCCCTTTTTTTCAAGATTGTACTGGAGGAGTGGATGCCAATATGTACGGGATCATTATTGTTGACGATGAGCTGTTTGTCCGCAAGGGCTTGATTGGAATGATTGACTGGGCAGGCAGCGGGTTTCAGATTGTGGATGAGGCGGACAACGGGGAGGATGCGCTGGAGCTGATCCGGGCTAAGCGGCCGCAGCTCGTGATTACTGATATCCGCATGCCGGTCCTGGATGGCATCGGGCTGATTGAGGCGGTGACGGAGGAGCAGCTTGGAACGGAGTTTATCATTATCAGCGGATATAACGATTTCCGGTATGCCCAGCAGGCGGTCCGGTATGGCGTGCTGGACTATGTGCTGAAGCCGATTAATGAGCATGAAATTGTGAAAGCGCTTCATAAATTTCGCGATCAATTCACTGCGCGCAAGCAACTCCATGACCAGCTGAGCATCCATGAGGGAGAGAAGCGGCTGGAGGCGCTGATCCGGGGGGGAGCGGCGGATGAGGCGCTTGATGCCTGGGAGCAGCAGTGGATAGAGGCGGGAGCCCGCCAGTTCACCTATGTGCTGCTGGAGGTGAACAATGTGTTCCCTTGGAGCGGTCAGCCTATGCCCGGGAAGGCAGAGCTGAAGGAGGCGATCCGGCAGGCGGTGCAGCAGCTCACAGCAGAGACTCCTATTGTCTACGGACATCGGCGGTTCTTCGGCTTCATTGTGCCGGATCATTATCTGGCGAACCATAAGGGAGAGCTGCGCACCTTCCTGACAGATGGTCTGAGCCTGCTCTACCAGCTCTACCCCCTGGAGATTCAGGCGTATACGGGCGGGCCGGTAAGCTCACTCCAGGAGCTGAAGCATTCCTATACCTCGGCTAAGGAGACTGTGGAGTACAAATATGTCCGGCCTGCCCAGCCAATCCTGATGTCCTCGGATATTGCCGGTCTGTCCCTGAACTATATTCATGCCAGCAGCGAGGTGTTTCAGGCGCTGATTGAAGCGATTGAGGAGAATAAGCAGGCAGAGATGATGGATGCGATCGGTAAGCTGTTCACAGAATTTCAGGAGAAGCTGTTCTCCCGGGAAGCGATGAAGGCGGTTGCCATTCAATGCGTCCATAGTGTGTTGCATACCATACGGAGCATGGAGGGGGATGAGAAGCAGCTGGCAAGTCTTGTCCCGATGATGAATTGGACGGATCATAACATCACGCTGGCGGAGCTGAGGTCCCTGTTCGAAGCTTTTGCGCTGGAAGCGGCGGAGCGGATTCAAGGGCTGTACCAGAGCTATGGCAGCAGCGGGCTGTACCGGATCAAGTGCTACGTGGACCGGAACTTCCATGAGAATCTGAACCTCAAGCAGATCGCAGGCCAGTTCTATATGAACTCAGCCTATCTTGGCCAGGTGTTCAAGAAGAATTACGGCATGTACTTCAATGACTACCTGCTCCAGCTGCGCATCACCGAGGCCAAAAAGCTGCTGCGGCAGACCGATCTGCGGATCTATGAAGTTGCCGAGCAGGTCGGCTTCAAGAATGCCGATTATTTCGTCACCCAGTTCGAGAAACTGGAGCAGAGAACGCCGACAGAGTACCGAAACCGGACGGGCAACCGTTAATGCCAGGAGGGGGCACAGCATGAAGCTGCTGAATAATATCCGGCTCAGGAATAAAATGTTTCTCGTTTATTTTCTCGGGGTCATCGCTCCGATCATTCTCACGAATGTGATCTTCTACAACACGATCACCGGGAATGTGAAGGCGCAGCGGATCAAGGACATCGATCTGGCGGTGGAGCAGATCAAGAATGAGTTCCGGCTGATCGTGGATCAGGCCGTGGGGTTATCCTCTTTTTTCTACGCGGATTACAAGACCAATGAGGTGCTTGACCGTAACTTCACACAGACCGAAGACTATGTTGAGGCCTACGACCTCTATCTGCGATCCACCCTGAACAACTATTCTCCGTTCTCTTCCTCGCTGCAAAACAAGACCCTCTATGTGGATAACCCCACACTGCTGAATTCCGGGAATATCGGTATCCTGTCCGGGGAGATCCGGGAGAGCCTCTGGTATAAGGAATGGATGCAGGAGGCTTCCTCCCAGCCGCTGTTCGTCCGCATCGAGGATGCAGGCGGCCGGTTCCAGTCGTTCTCGCTGCTGCGGCGGATGGATTATTTCGCGGACCGTATGCTCAAGGAGAAGCTGGTGAAGATTGATTTTAAGACGATTGATCTGATGGAGGTCTTCGCTAATCTGAACGTACACGGGGATGTGTATCTGCTGGGGCCGGAGGGCCGGATTGAATATACAACTAACCGGGCCATAGACTGGCGGGGGAAGGAGCAGCAGCTGTATGCCTCACTGAAGCAGGAGCATATCATTGATTTCGAGAAGGGATATGGCAGTATCAGCTATTTGTCCGGCTGGCGGATCGTCGGTACGGTCAATGAGAAGGAGATCATCAAGGAGGTGCTGAAATCCCGCTATTTCATCCTGTGGTCGGCCTGCCTGATGATGCTTGTCCCTACCGTTATTATTCTGATCATTACCCGCTCGATCAACCTCCGGATTATTGAGATCCTGAAGCATATGAAAAAGGTTAAGACGCAGCAGTTCCAGATGATCATGCACGGGGAGTCGCGCGATGAGATCGGC is a window encoding:
- a CDS encoding family 43 glycosylhydrolase, which gives rise to MIPQQNEDRKDILCYTRLPQEDIVYASKLAYSMHLAYKTDGGQYQALNHNSGVLFAKATENEDGTLRAKSLKKPYLFLLADGNFGVIAVRTEADGEADEQSKGKVLLFSSADLLQYSEIGLLELKADTHVNDVSCTYDPERNGYLIRWVDGQGQGYENFTADIMSLTNVSAPVEAEPFTLEAVQTDIEGIQPRNRIAVSAEIARRLFCKLTVPENIAVVVPDRVNAASVEDVKAIRATALYSDGTEAAKRVRWNTDAINWDKAGTYSISGEIHQDHFPFPIALNRADPCIAEWKGKYYFIATNDADKEHTLYMREADTIPGLVTAEEALILDAFTYEEIGGLLWAPELHIIEEELYIFHAATPGEFFHEESHVMKLSPGGNPMNAADWSRPRRVVKKDGSYLCEAGATISLDMTVIRWNGQLYAAWSERQFLPVDLGAWVYIATIDPQEPWKLTSDPVLLTRPDYGWANNHTFVDEGPFALYTEDKLYVTFASAAVDATYVVGLLTADKGADLLDINSWTKGNYPLLTSRSVAGEYGPGHNSYVTDEDGVIWNAYHARPGIEGPRSSGLRRVHFDIDGAPVLDLTEEKDLNPGLKQVSMEVIVG
- a CDS encoding response regulator, which produces MYGIIIVDDELFVRKGLIGMIDWAGSGFQIVDEADNGEDALELIRAKRPQLVITDIRMPVLDGIGLIEAVTEEQLGTEFIIISGYNDFRYAQQAVRYGVLDYVLKPINEHEIVKALHKFRDQFTARKQLHDQLSIHEGEKRLEALIRGGAADEALDAWEQQWIEAGARQFTYVLLEVNNVFPWSGQPMPGKAELKEAIRQAVQQLTAETPIVYGHRRFFGFIVPDHYLANHKGELRTFLTDGLSLLYQLYPLEIQAYTGGPVSSLQELKHSYTSAKETVEYKYVRPAQPILMSSDIAGLSLNYIHASSEVFQALIEAIEENKQAEMMDAIGKLFTEFQEKLFSREAMKAVAIQCVHSVLHTIRSMEGDEKQLASLVPMMNWTDHNITLAELRSLFEAFALEAAERIQGLYQSYGSSGLYRIKCYVDRNFHENLNLKQIAGQFYMNSAYLGQVFKKNYGMYFNDYLLQLRITEAKKLLRQTDLRIYEVAEQVGFKNADYFVTQFEKLEQRTPTEYRNRTGNR
- a CDS encoding sensor histidine kinase, whose product is MKLLNNIRLRNKMFLVYFLGVIAPIILTNVIFYNTITGNVKAQRIKDIDLAVEQIKNEFRLIVDQAVGLSSFFYADYKTNEVLDRNFTQTEDYVEAYDLYLRSTLNNYSPFSSSLQNKTLYVDNPTLLNSGNIGILSGEIRESLWYKEWMQEASSQPLFVRIEDAGGRFQSFSLLRRMDYFADRMLKEKLVKIDFKTIDLMEVFANLNVHGDVYLLGPEGRIEYTTNRAIDWRGKEQQLYASLKQEHIIDFEKGYGSISYLSGWRIVGTVNEKEIIKEVLKSRYFILWSACLMMLVPTVIILIITRSINLRIIEILKHMKKVKTQQFQMIMHGESRDEIGQLTLEFNSMIMQIKALINDVYLTEIQKKSLELERRKAQLNALQSQINPHFLFNALETIRMRSLLKQENETAKIIQSMAMILRSSLTWNKEWVSVEEELGFIHCFLDIQKYRFEDKLSYQIQVQPEAYACIVPKMVFLPFVENASIHGIEPLKKGGSIEIRISVTGDEVVFQVSDNGIGMSSEQVDTLYGYLDMEGIIGERIGIQNVIYRVTMLYGGRAVFQVDSRPGEGTRIELRIPANP